The DNA region TAATCTCAATAAAATTAACATTAACGCCTTCCGGATCAAATTTTTTACGGAGGGCCCTTCCTTTCTCATTTACTTCAAATTCCCAGGGATTAATTACTTCACGAATTAAATGGGGCGAACCACTTTGGATTAAACTTCCTTCTGGTGTGGCTTCAAATCCATTGATATCCTTCATTTTAACTGAAACCAACTGATCTTTAACATAACTTTCATGCATCCCATCAAATGCTGCAAAACTAAAATTATTCTTTCCTTGTTTAGATTGCATATAGCGAACAGAAGCTCTACTTCCGTTTCCACAAAAGCTGGAGGGTTTCCCATCGCTGTTAAAATAGTTCATTTTAAAATCAATGCCAGGCTCCGGACACAATGCGATTAATCCATCAGCACCGATACCAAAATGTCGGTCGCACATTTTTTTAATCAGATTGGTGTCGTTTAAATCGATCCATTCAAATTCAAAAAAATCAAGGATAATGAAATCATTGCCAGTTGCTTCGTATTTTTCAAAAGGAATCGTACGTTTCATGAGACAAGATTAATGATAATTTATATTAAGGCATACTTTTTGTAACTAATTATATATTAGATATTTAAATAATATAATAAATGAATTCCATCCGAACACAAAGCTCATTAATTTTTATATGCTTGATAGTCAGCATTTTAAGTAGTTATCTAACCTTTAAATTTCTTATTCCACGAATAGAAAACTCCAATGAAGTTAAATTGACACATGAGGTCAATGACAATCCAAACGATCATTCGGCACTGATAAAATCAAGTCCAATCCGGTTTTTAAATACCCCTGGAACCAATTTTGTATATGCTGCCTCAAAAAGCACCCCTTCAGTTGTATTTATTGAATCCATCATTGATAACAAAGAGGGAATATTTTCTATGCCAAATAAGGAATTGTCAACCGGTTCCGGGGTTATCATATCTCCTGATGGATACATCATTACAAATAACCATGTGGTTGAGAATGCAGAAAAGATTCAAGTACTTTTAAATGACAACAGGGAATATGAAGCTAAATTAATTGGAACGGATCCAACGACCGACATCGCCTTAATAAAAATTGAAGATTCCAGTTTACCTTATATTGAATTTGGCAATTCTGATTCAAGTGAAATAGGTGAATGGGTTTTAGCAGTTGGCAATCCATTTAGACTTCAATCTACCGTAACCGCAGGCATAATTTCAGCTAAAGCACGAAATATCAATATATTAAACAATCAACAATACCGAATTGAGTCTTTTATTCAAACCGATGCTGCTGTGAATCCAGGAAATAGTGGCGGTGCGTTGGTTAATACAAATGGAGATTTAATTGGAATCAACACGGCCATTATGAGTCAAACAGGCCGATATGAAGGATATTCATTTTCAATCCCATCCAATCTTGTTAAAAAGGTGTTTTCAGATCTTAAGGAATTTGGGACTGTGCAAAGAGGTTTATTAGGAGTAGTTATTGAAGAAGTTAATAATGAACGTGCAAAACTTTACGGATTAACCCATGTTGGGGGTGTGTTTATCAGTAATACCACTCGTGACGGTGCAGCAGATATAGCAGGATTAAAACCTGAGGATATCATACTTGAATTAAATAACCGTGCTATTAAGTCTGTACCAGAACTGCAAGAAATTATCGGTCGATTGAGACCTGGTTCGAAAATTCAAATAAAGTATTGGCGCAATAATCAAACAAATACTGTAGAAGCAATTCTTAAAAATCAAGTTAATACGACTGAAATGTTAAGCACCAGAAGAGATCCTCTTTTGCTGGATTTAGGCTTTGAAGTTCGGGATCTGAGTGCCGAAGAGAAAACAAATTTAAAACAATCAGGCGTTAAGGTGTTGAGTATTTATCAAGGCAGCATTATTGAAAATACCAACATGGCCCCAGGTTATATCATTACAACTGTAAATGGCAAAAAAGTTCGATCAGTAGATGAATTGATACAAAACATTCAATCAGCAGATGCAAATATTCTACTGGAAGGATTTTACGAAAAATACAGAGGTAAATTTCCATACCGCTTTAATAAAAAACAATAGCGCTTATCTTGCGGAATATTCTATAATTCAATTTTCAATTTAGGGATGAATCAAAACCAGATAGATCTGAACTTTAATCAGAATGAAGATCAAGCTAAGCTCGAACTCTCAAAAATCCAAAAGCTTTTAGAGAAAATTGAAGATGGCGGTGGTAAGAAAAAACTAGAAGCTCAAAGAGCTGATGGAAAATTAACTGCCAGAGAACGGATAGCCTATTTACTGGATCCTAAAAGTCCTTGTTTTGAAATTGGCGCATTTGCAGGTTTTGAAATGTATGATGAATATGGTGGTTGCCCGGCTGGAGGTGTTATTGTAATGCTTGGTTATATAAAGGGAAAGCTTTGCATCATTGTTGCAAATGATGCAACTGTTAAAGCTGGTGCGTGGTTTCCTATTACTGGTAAAAAAAATTTAAGAGC from Saprospiraceae bacterium includes:
- a CDS encoding Do family serine endopeptidase, encoding MNSIRTQSSLIFICLIVSILSSYLTFKFLIPRIENSNEVKLTHEVNDNPNDHSALIKSSPIRFLNTPGTNFVYAASKSTPSVVFIESIIDNKEGIFSMPNKELSTGSGVIISPDGYIITNNHVVENAEKIQVLLNDNREYEAKLIGTDPTTDIALIKIEDSSLPYIEFGNSDSSEIGEWVLAVGNPFRLQSTVTAGIISAKARNINILNNQQYRIESFIQTDAAVNPGNSGGALVNTNGDLIGINTAIMSQTGRYEGYSFSIPSNLVKKVFSDLKEFGTVQRGLLGVVIEEVNNERAKLYGLTHVGGVFISNTTRDGAADIAGLKPEDIILELNNRAIKSVPELQEIIGRLRPGSKIQIKYWRNNQTNTVEAILKNQVNTTEMLSTRRDPLLLDLGFEVRDLSAEEKTNLKQSGVKVLSIYQGSIIENTNMAPGYIITTVNGKKVRSVDELIQNIQSADANILLEGFYEKYRGKFPYRFNKKQ
- the dapF gene encoding diaminopimelate epimerase, which codes for MKRTIPFEKYEATGNDFIILDFFEFEWIDLNDTNLIKKMCDRHFGIGADGLIALCPEPGIDFKMNYFNSDGKPSSFCGNGSRASVRYMQSKQGKNNFSFAAFDGMHESYVKDQLVSVKMKDINGFEATPEGSLIQSGSPHLIREVINPWEFEVNEKGRALRKKFDPEGVNVNFIEIMREVLRIATYERGVEAETLACGTGITASAYYAAVKADSNGFFKQAIESKGGPLEVQMDIEGLHAINIWLTGPANQVFSGFYRLY